A stretch of the Capsicum annuum cultivar UCD-10X-F1 chromosome 10, UCD10Xv1.1, whole genome shotgun sequence genome encodes the following:
- the LOC107844091 gene encoding transcription elongation factor 1 homolog encodes MGKRKSKAKPAPKKRMDKLDTVFSCPFCNHGSSVECRIDMKNLIGEAICRICQESFSTTVTALTEPIDIYSEWIDECARVNNLEDDGD; translated from the exons ATGGGCAAGAGGAAGTCAAAAGCAAAGCCAGCACCAAAGAAGAGAATGGACAAACTCGACACAGTCTTCAGTTGTCCTTTCTGCAATCACGGAAGCAGTGTGGAATGTCGCAT TGATATGAAGAACTTGATTGGAGAGGCCATTTGCAGGATTTGCCAAGAAAGCTTTAGTACCACTGTAACAG CTCTGACCGAGCCTATAGACAT ATATAGCGAATGGATAGATGAATGTGCACGTGTCAATAACCTCGAAGATGATGGAGACTAG
- the LOC107845306 gene encoding probable E3 ubiquitin-protein ligase ZFP1 gives MSYSNQITDLEAEQRSQDVQLEPYSLYRSLAAFPQPNVHAILPVPGNAGNFYLHHPQYHQEGALIYGKLQYDGVQYQHPATNLYPAVASSSNHYNYYMAAPSAPRDFPVPVIHGQHEQLPFASSQCSLGINEDSYGRNNLYIDNVGGLFKRKNAEGIPVNFQYQHALVGFSFPPASMVSASFVPPEYCGNGALSFTEDGALRSMSNHLLQGNYVSQGCEFPGNYWSGVQFNSSTREAGTWAWNQSARLPYLPGDIQGCEDGGNISVRGYQVTNGNGGLTSFVYPSIPQRHPNLPRLPPHIQGVRPQFITLPPQMIASSQRHLPSSSFDSAINPFAIVEAGSRYIRPFPPTGFRLYRPQREGFMLGTNTRYHNLPNMRVLPEDGVAMLDIPGYHEVRDSVDQHREMRMDVDNMSYEEFLALGEQIGTAKTGLLEDVIVSHLKTRSFSSVGIPCNLESAACSDHKIDFCVICQSDYKDQESVGTLDCGHEYHAECITNWLIVKNNCPICKSTALVAEVKDS, from the exons ATGTCGTATAGTAATCAAATAACTGATTTGGAAGCGGAGCAGAGAAGCCAAGATGTTCAACTGGAGCCTTATTCTTTGTACAGGAGCTTAGCAGCCTTTCCGCAGCCTAATGTCCATGCGATATTACCAGTTCCTGGAAATGCTGGCAATTTCTATTTGCATCATCCACAATATCATCAAGAGGGTGCATTAATTTATGGAAAGTTGCAGTACGACGGGGTTCAATATCAGCATCCCGCCACCAATCTTTACCCAGCCGTTGCTTCATCGTCGAATCACTATAACTATTACATGGCTGCTCCGTCCGCTCCTAGAGATTTCCCGGTTCCAGTAATCCACGGGCAACATGAGCAGCTTCCATTTGCAAGCAGTCAATGCAGCCTTGGAATTAATGAAGACAGTTATGGAAGGAACAATCTTTATATAGACAATGTCGGAGGcttgtttaaaagaaaaaatgcTGAAGGAATCCCTGTTAATTTTCAGTATCAACATGCGTTGGTAGGCTTCAGCTTTCCTCCTGCCTCAATGGTTTCTGCGTCTTTTGTACCACCTGAATACTGTGGGAATGGCGCATTATCATTCACCGAGGACGGTGCTCTGAGAAGTATGAGCAATCATCTGCTTCAAGGGAACTATGTGAGCCAAGGCTGTGAGTTTCCTGGCAATTATTGGTCAGGCGTGCAGTTCAACAGCAGTACTAGGGAGGCTGGAACATGGGCCTGGAATCAAAGTGCTCGTCTACCTTATCTACCTG GTGATATTCAAGGCTGTGAAGATGGTGGAAACATCAGCGTGCGAGGTTATCAAGTAACAAACGGGAATGGAGGATTGACTAGTTTTGTGTATCCATCGATTCCTCAAAGGCACCCAAACCTTCCTCGTCTGCCACCACATATTCAAGGAGTGAGACCCCAATTTATCACCCTCCCTCCACAAATGATCGCGTCTTCACAGAGACACCTACCAAGTAGCTCGTTTGACAGCGCTATCAATCCATTCGCCATTGTAGAGGCAGGGTCTAGATATATTAGACCATTCCCACCGACTGGGTTTAGATTGTACAGACCTCAACGAGAGGGATTCATGCTTGGAACAAATACTAGATATCACAACCTACCTAACATGAGAGTTCTTCCGGAGGAT GGCGTGGCAATGCTGGATATTCCCGGCTACCATGAAGTGCGTGATTCTGTTGATCAGCACAGAGAGATGCGTATGGACGTAGATAACATGTCTTATGAG GAGTTTCTTGCATTGGGAGAGCAGATTGGCACCGCAAAAACTGGGTTATTGGAGGACGTTATTGTTAGCCATTTGAAAACAAGATCATTTTCGTCCGTGGGAATTCCTTGCAATTTGGAAAGTGCTGCATGTTCAGATCACAAGATCGATTTCTGTGTCATATGCCAG TCTGATTACAAGGACCAAGAGAGCGTGGGGACTCTCGATTGTGGGCATGAATATCATGCAGAGTGCATAACGAATTGGTTGATTGTCAAGAACAATTGTCCCATATGCAAGTCCACAGCGTTGGTCGCAGAAGTAAAGGATTCGTGA
- the LOC124888078 gene encoding sodium/calcium exchanger NCL1-like encodes MAKVIKTSFALMLLLLLPLSLLIKVTGFRSLPYYYSAISDGVGDIHRYTTYTTEKCEQMYGFLPCSKSISGHFFLIVVYEYLLFHGEYYVAMGASGLLNSKEVAQGCVLTGVGLLKIAVSVDWLFEKADQDGDKFVSVSELKQLFMKIRSRKLYRDKDYKMSRTCIMDDFVKGFTRWIDETKDAMGKRYHSIRSLKDFVRDPPKVVHFWMIQYEILQAWLKKKREEHEMMNHILSDIFQHVESTAIGTLYTEDGKPNISAIRK; translated from the exons ATGgcaaaagtcataaaaacttcttTTGCTCTTATGCTTCTCCTTCTACTACCACTTTCTCTCTTGATCAAAGTCACTGGTTTTCGATCGTTACCATATTATTACAGCGCGATTTCAGATGGCGTTGGCGATATACATAGGTATACAACGTATACAACGGAGAAATGTGAACAAATGTATGGATTTTTGCCATGTTCAAAGAGTATTTCAGGTCATTTTTTCCTCATTGTGGTGTATGAGTACTTGTTATTTCATGGAGAATACTATGTAGCAATGGGAG CATCAGGGCTATTGAACAGTAAAGAAGTTGCTCAAGGATGTGTGTTAACTGGTGTGGGGTTGCTCAAGATTGCTGTCTCAGTGGACTG GCTATTTGAAAAGGCTGATCAGGACGGAGATAAGTTTGTGTCGGTTTCTGAGCTAAAACAACTTTTCATGAAAATCAGATCAAGAAAATTGTATCGGGACAAGGATTACAAAATGAG TCGCACGTGTATCATGGATGATTTTGTCAAAGGTTTCACAAGATGGATAGATGAAACAAAGGATGCAATGGGTAAACGATATCATTCCATAAGATCCTTGAAAGATTTTGTACGAG ATCCGCCAAAAGTAGTACATTTTTGGATGATCCAATATGAG ATTCTGCAGGCTTGGCTCAAAAAGAAGCGGGAAGAACACGAAATGATGAACCATATTCTATCCGATATTTTTCAACATGTCGAAAGCACAGCAATAGGAACTCTGTACACGGAAGATGGGAAACCGAATATTTCTGCTATTAGAAAGTGA
- the LOC107845305 gene encoding apoptosis inhibitor 5-like protein API5: MLDSTDDVDKLYEFGERLNDAKDKSQHRQDYEGIIVAANGSVKAKQLAAQLIPKFFKYFPQLVEQALDQHFNLIEDQELGVRVQAIRGLPLFCKDTPEHLSKIVDILGQLLIAGENVERDAVHKALLTVLRQDVKTSLTALFKRIGSIEDQSAEDLSTWDSIRKKVLLFLRDKVFPLKAELLVPQEPMERHITTLVKKNLQDVTAAEFKMFMDFLKSLSLFGHNAPTERIQELVEIIEGQADLDAQFNVLDADHIERFISCISMAFPFFKRGASGSKFLNYLNKQIMPVFDKLPEQWKLDLLKSLAECSLCATTQDSRQLLPSVVQLLKKYMVRRKIEEVNYTCIECLLYTFHHLAHKTPNATNSLCGYKIVTGQPSDRLGEDFSEQYKDFTERLSTVEDLARSMIKKLTQGMADQNKALAAAKTDEEKDAIKTQKQTATIALRACNNILAMTPPLHTKTPKFIGDQKLNLSWKEATKPSGPPTATVAGQKRPAATTNGSNSNALKKGRGAGGMQHQLVNKAFSGIYEGGRTSGRGGNRSWRGRGRGRSYH; encoded by the exons ATGTTGGATTCTACTGACGATGTCGATAAGCTTTACGAGTTCGGTGAACGCCTCAACGACGCTAAAGACAAATCTCAG CATAGGCAGGACTATGAAGGGATTATTGTGGCAGCGAATGGAAGTGTGAAGGCTAAGCAACTTGCTGCACAGCTTATACCTAAGTTCTTCAAGTATTTCCCACAGTTGGTGGAGCAGGCTCTCGATCAGCACTTCAATTTAATCGAAGATCAAGAGCTTGGG GTTCGTGTACAAGCGATCCGTGGACTTCCGCTTTTCTGCAAAGATACACCCGAGCATTTGTCTAAAATTGTTGACATTCTTGGTCAGCTCCTCATTGCAG GAGAAAATGTAGAGCGTGATGCGGTACACAAGGCTCTTTTGACTGTGTTACGTCAGGATGTGAAGA CTTCTCTAACTGCTTTGTTTAAGCGTATTGGGAGCATCGAGGATCAGAGTGCTGAGGATCTTAGCACTTGGGACAGCATTCGTAAAAAAGTTCTGCTATTTCTAAGAGATAAG GTGTTCCCTCTTAAGGCGGAGCTCCTAGTTCCACAGGAGCCGATGGAGAGGCACATAACTACTTTGGTGAAGAAG AATTTGCAAGATGTAACGGCTGCTGAATTTAAAATGTTCATGGACTTTTTGAAAAGCTTGAGCTTATTTGGCCATAATGCTCCCACAGAGCGTATTCAGGAGCTTGTTGAGATTATTGAAGGTCAGGCAGATCTCGATGCTCAGTTCAAT GTGTTGGATGCTGATCATATCGAGAGGTTCATATCGTGCATTTCAATGGCCTTTCCCTTCTTCAAG AGGGGTGCATCAGGCAGTAAGTTTCTCAACTATTTGAACAAGCAAATCATGCCTGTTTTTGACAAG CTTCCAGAGCAATGGAAGTTGGACTTGCTCAAGAGCCTCGCCGAGTGCTCACTTTGTGCAACAACTCAGGATTCTCGACAGCTGCTTCCATCAGTAGTTCAGCTACTAAAG AAATATATGGTTCGAAGAAAGATTGAAGAAGTTAACTACACGTGTATTGAGTGTTTGCTGTATACCTTCCACCATTTAGCTCACAAG ACTCCAAACGCCACAAACAGTCTCTGTGGATACAAGATTGTCACTGGACAGCCATCAGATAGATTGGGGGAGGATTTCTCGGAGCAATATAAGGACTTTACTGAGAG ATTAAGCACGGTTGAGGATTTGGCTAGGTCTATGATCAAGAAATTAACCCAAGGGATGGCAGACCAAAACAAAGCACTTGCCGCTGCTAAAACAGATGAAGAAAAGGATGCTATT AAGACTCAAAAGCAAACTGCTACCATAGCGCTTCGAGCTTGCAACAATATACTAGCAATGACCCCG CCATTGCATACAAAGACACCAAAATTTATCGGCGATCAAAAACTAAATTTGTCATGGAAAGAAGCTACGAAACCTTCAGGTCCTCCAACTGCTACCGTTGCAGG TCAGAAGCGACCGGCTGCTACTACAAACGGATCAAACAGTAACGCATTAAAAAAGGGCCGAGGAGCCGGTGGTATGCAACACCAGCTAGTTAACAAGGCATTTTCAGGTATCTACGAAGGTGGAAGAACCAGTGGAAGAGGTGGTAACAGGAGTTGGCGTGGTCGTGGAAGAGGACGATCATATCACTAA